A portion of the Streptomyces erythrochromogenes genome contains these proteins:
- a CDS encoding DUF3885 domain-containing protein, translating to MSGPPIPDPDPAHERLTRLWQSHRPPGPLLPHELKRAHAHRWVRFHSLPESKRYAEDEAEYAILLDRYNTVLDELFAGGEAYVVTTDWADPSEPTNYSARRAALHPEGTLWTTLDDTDDPDPAFHTRWYFYADRRPWERGCLDPLLRAVADDALPGIFVTDPGLTRIHHPYDGGADVILPTRGERDRLREQHSAWLSAHPSGY from the coding sequence GTGAGCGGCCCCCCGATCCCGGACCCGGACCCGGCGCACGAACGTCTGACCCGGCTCTGGCAGTCCCACAGGCCCCCCGGCCCGCTGCTCCCGCACGAACTGAAGAGGGCGCACGCCCACCGGTGGGTGCGCTTCCACAGCCTGCCGGAATCGAAGCGCTACGCGGAGGACGAAGCCGAGTACGCGATCCTCCTCGACCGGTACAACACCGTCCTCGACGAGCTCTTCGCGGGCGGCGAGGCGTACGTGGTGACCACTGACTGGGCCGACCCGTCCGAACCGACGAACTACTCGGCCCGCCGCGCCGCCCTCCACCCGGAGGGCACGCTGTGGACGACCCTGGACGACACCGACGACCCGGATCCGGCCTTCCACACGCGCTGGTACTTCTACGCCGACCGCCGTCCCTGGGAGCGCGGCTGCCTCGACCCACTCCTGCGGGCCGTCGCGGACGACGCGTTGCCCGGCATCTTCGTGACGGACCCCGGGCTCACCCGTATCCACCACCCGTACGACGGCGGCGCGGATGTCATCCTGCCCACCCGCGGGGAACGGGACCGCCTGCGCGAGCAGCACTCCGCCTGGCTGTCCGCGCATCCGTCGGGGTACTGA
- a CDS encoding NAD(P)-dependent alcohol dehydrogenase → MSVTTRATTRVAAYAAPAPGVPLERTTVPRRPVGPHDVLIDIKYAGICHSDIHQVRDGWGEGIYPMVPGHEIAGVVAEVGAEVTRFAVGDRVGVGCMVDSCRVCEHCRSGQEQHCVQGMTGTYNAVGRDGEPTYGGYSTHLVVDENYTVRIPEGLALDVAAPLLCAGITLYSPLRHWKAGPGKKVAVVGLGGLGHMGVKMAHALGAEVTVLSQTLRKEADGRRLGATHFHATGDESTFEKLAGTFDLILSTVSAPLALDAYLGLLKVDGALVNVGAPEEPVSLNLFSVIGGRKTLAGSMIGGIAETQEMLDFCAEHGLGSEIELIDADHINEAYARVLSSDVRYRFVIDTSTI, encoded by the coding sequence ATGTCCGTCACCACCCGCGCGACCACCCGGGTCGCCGCGTACGCCGCCCCCGCCCCCGGCGTCCCGCTGGAGCGCACCACGGTCCCGCGCCGCCCCGTCGGCCCGCACGACGTCCTCATCGACATCAAGTACGCGGGAATCTGCCACTCCGACATCCACCAGGTGCGCGACGGCTGGGGCGAGGGCATCTACCCCATGGTCCCCGGTCACGAGATCGCCGGGGTCGTCGCCGAAGTCGGCGCGGAGGTCACCCGGTTCGCCGTCGGGGACCGCGTGGGCGTCGGCTGCATGGTCGACTCCTGCCGCGTGTGCGAGCACTGCCGCAGCGGTCAGGAACAGCACTGCGTGCAGGGCATGACCGGCACCTACAACGCCGTCGGCCGGGACGGCGAGCCCACGTACGGCGGTTACTCGACCCACCTCGTCGTCGACGAGAACTACACCGTCCGCATCCCCGAGGGCCTCGCCCTGGACGTGGCCGCCCCGCTGCTGTGCGCGGGCATCACCCTCTACTCGCCGCTGAGGCACTGGAAGGCGGGCCCGGGCAAGAAGGTCGCGGTCGTCGGCCTCGGGGGCCTCGGCCACATGGGCGTGAAGATGGCGCACGCACTGGGCGCGGAGGTCACCGTGCTGTCGCAGACCCTCCGCAAGGAGGCCGACGGCCGGCGACTGGGCGCCACCCACTTCCACGCCACCGGCGACGAGAGCACCTTCGAGAAGCTCGCCGGGACCTTCGACCTGATCCTGTCCACCGTCTCGGCCCCGCTGGCCCTGGACGCCTACCTGGGCCTGCTGAAGGTCGACGGCGCGCTGGTGAACGTGGGCGCCCCGGAGGAGCCGGTCTCCCTCAACCTCTTCTCCGTCATCGGCGGCCGCAAGACCCTCGCCGGATCGATGATCGGCGGCATCGCCGAGACCCAGGAGATGCTGGACTTCTGCGCGGAGCACGGCCTGGGCTCGGAGATCGAACTGATCGACGCCGACCACATCAACGAGGCCTACGCCCGCGTCCTGTCGAGCGACGTCCGCTACCGCTTCGTGATCGACACCTCGACGATCTGA
- a CDS encoding helix-turn-helix transcriptional regulator — translation MDQLDQRACLGEFLRSRRARLRPEDVGMTDYGRRRRVPGLRREELAQLAGVSVAYYTRLEQRDGHNVSAEVLDAIARALRLDGTERAHLMDLARPKARRRRQSRRPQQVRPALRTLMDAMEGVPAYLVGHRQDVIGWNRLGAAVFGDFGALPAAERNLVRLMFLDPATAELYGEWECQACWVVSNLRLYAGQHPDDEQLSALVGELSVKNEEFRRLWAAHTVADKTHGVKLLRHPLVGEMRLSFETLTLPDDPTQALVTFHAEPGSASEDALRLLASWDAQRTAGKAAEPAPVQAV, via the coding sequence ATGGACCAGCTTGATCAGCGAGCATGCCTGGGCGAGTTCCTCCGCTCCCGCCGCGCACGGCTGCGCCCGGAGGACGTGGGCATGACGGACTACGGTCGCCGGCGGCGCGTGCCGGGGCTGCGCCGTGAGGAACTGGCGCAGCTGGCGGGGGTGTCGGTCGCGTACTACACGCGGCTGGAGCAGCGCGACGGGCACAACGTGTCGGCGGAGGTGCTGGACGCCATCGCACGGGCCCTGCGCCTGGACGGGACCGAGCGGGCGCACCTGATGGACCTGGCGCGGCCGAAGGCGCGCAGGCGCCGCCAGAGCAGGCGGCCGCAGCAGGTGCGTCCGGCGCTGCGCACGCTGATGGACGCGATGGAGGGCGTACCGGCCTACCTGGTGGGGCACCGTCAGGACGTCATCGGCTGGAACAGGCTGGGGGCCGCGGTCTTCGGGGACTTCGGGGCGCTGCCCGCGGCGGAACGGAACCTGGTCCGGCTGATGTTCCTGGACCCGGCGACCGCGGAGCTGTACGGGGAGTGGGAGTGCCAGGCGTGCTGGGTCGTCAGCAACCTGCGGTTGTACGCGGGCCAGCACCCGGACGACGAGCAGCTGTCGGCGCTGGTCGGGGAGTTGTCCGTGAAGAACGAGGAGTTCCGGCGGCTGTGGGCGGCGCACACGGTGGCGGACAAGACGCACGGGGTGAAGCTGCTGCGGCACCCGCTGGTGGGTGAGATGCGCCTGTCCTTCGAGACGCTGACGCTCCCCGACGATCCGACGCAGGCCCTGGTGACCTTCCATGCGGAGCCGGGTTCGGCCTCCGAGGACGCGTTGCGCCTGCTGGCGTCCTGGGACGCGCAGCGGACCGCCGGGAAGGCCGCTGAGCCGGCCCCCGTGCAGGCCGTGTGA
- a CDS encoding GNAT family N-acetyltransferase: MMIRSLALPPSDAEVDAWLGVLTSAAAVDLPQLPAPSRVEVAGRLCVTPARGRPVLWTAGAGQGAGESGGEGRGEGVAALLLFTEKGNTHTAFLDVLTVRPEARRRGVGTALWERVRQELLADGRTSVAAMLDLGGPGQAFAEALGFENVLPMAWYVQDVPAGGAPPAGATADGAAQPPATPGYELLTWYGLVPDAWAPAAAAAHAAMEDAPTGDMDERIQTWTPERLHTLQQLILDRGGDMITVAAVTPDGEVAAYTEIVLPDPEGTSALQYDTVVVPAHRGHGLGRAVKRHMAAQAAARHPQLRRIATTVADENGPMRAVNEALGYRRERGVGIYQIKL, encoded by the coding sequence ATGATGATCCGCTCTCTCGCCCTGCCCCCGTCCGACGCCGAGGTGGACGCCTGGCTGGGGGTCCTGACCTCCGCCGCGGCCGTCGACCTGCCGCAGCTGCCGGCGCCCTCCCGGGTGGAGGTCGCCGGGCGGCTGTGCGTGACGCCGGCGCGCGGCCGGCCCGTGCTCTGGACGGCCGGCGCGGGGCAGGGCGCGGGGGAGAGCGGCGGCGAGGGCAGGGGCGAGGGCGTGGCCGCCCTGCTCCTGTTCACCGAGAAGGGCAACACGCACACCGCGTTCCTGGACGTGCTGACCGTGCGTCCCGAGGCGCGCCGCCGGGGTGTGGGCACCGCCCTGTGGGAGCGGGTCCGCCAGGAGCTGCTCGCGGACGGCCGGACCTCGGTCGCGGCCATGCTGGACCTCGGCGGTCCCGGCCAGGCCTTCGCGGAGGCGCTGGGCTTCGAGAACGTCCTGCCGATGGCCTGGTACGTCCAGGACGTACCGGCCGGTGGCGCGCCGCCGGCGGGTGCCACGGCGGACGGGGCCGCGCAGCCCCCCGCCACACCCGGCTACGAGCTCCTGACCTGGTACGGCCTCGTCCCCGACGCATGGGCGCCGGCCGCGGCCGCAGCCCACGCGGCCATGGAGGACGCGCCGACCGGCGACATGGACGAGCGGATCCAGACCTGGACGCCCGAGCGGCTGCACACCCTCCAGCAGCTGATCCTCGACCGGGGCGGAGACATGATCACCGTCGCGGCGGTGACCCCCGACGGCGAGGTGGCGGCGTACACGGAGATCGTCCTGCCGGATCCCGAGGGCACGAGCGCCCTCCAGTACGACACGGTGGTCGTCCCCGCCCACCGCGGCCACGGCCTCGGACGCGCAGTGAAACGTCACATGGCCGCGCAGGCCGCCGCCCGCCACCCGCAGCTGCGCCGCATCGCCACCACGGTGGCGGACGAGAACGGCCCCATGCGAGCGGTCAACGAGGCGCTCGGCTACCGGCGCGAGCGCGGCGTCGGCATCTACCAGATCAAGCTGTAG
- a CDS encoding L,D-transpeptidase: MEWRVRTDSKRRRRSLAAISVVLGGVLVLSACSDGGDKGGDPKSNGEASKSQADVDAAAAKDTSKAKITIAPKDGATNVGLNDAANVTVTDGTLTQVELKTSEGTAVAGDIAADGKSWKPKGALKRSTKYALSATAKDADGKEAHENASFTTVSPENSFVASFVPEEGQTVGVGMPVSITFNKAIKDKKAVQAGISVSSSSGQEVVGHWFSAQRLDFRPEQYWQAGSTVTLKLALEGVQGAPGVQGVQSKTVTFKIGRSQVSTVDAKTKKMTVTRDGAVIKTIPISAGAPANPTYNGQMVISEKFKETRMNGATVGFTDADGKGEYDIKDVPHAMRLSNSGTFLHGNYWGADSIFGTANTSHGCVGLNDVKGAGDPNQPAAWFYDNSLIGDVVTVVNSPDKTIKPDNGLNGWNMNWADWKAGSAA, translated from the coding sequence ATGGAGTGGCGTGTGAGGACGGACAGCAAGCGACGGAGAAGGTCCCTGGCGGCCATATCCGTCGTGCTCGGCGGCGTACTGGTGCTCTCGGCGTGCAGCGACGGGGGCGACAAGGGCGGGGACCCGAAGAGCAACGGTGAGGCCAGCAAGTCCCAGGCGGACGTGGACGCGGCAGCGGCCAAGGACACCTCCAAGGCCAAGATCACCATCGCACCGAAGGACGGCGCGACCAACGTCGGCCTCAACGACGCGGCGAACGTGACCGTCACCGACGGCACGCTCACCCAGGTCGAGCTCAAGACGAGCGAGGGCACGGCCGTAGCCGGCGACATAGCCGCCGACGGCAAGAGCTGGAAGCCCAAGGGCGCGCTCAAGCGCTCCACCAAGTACGCCCTGTCGGCGACGGCCAAGGACGCGGACGGCAAGGAGGCGCACGAGAACGCCTCCTTCACGACCGTCTCCCCGGAGAACAGCTTCGTGGCCTCCTTCGTGCCGGAGGAGGGCCAGACCGTCGGCGTCGGCATGCCGGTCTCGATCACCTTCAACAAGGCGATCAAGGACAAGAAGGCCGTCCAGGCGGGCATCTCGGTCTCCTCCAGCAGCGGCCAGGAGGTCGTCGGCCACTGGTTCAGCGCCCAGCGCCTGGACTTCCGCCCCGAGCAGTACTGGCAGGCGGGCTCCACCGTCACGCTGAAGCTGGCGCTGGAAGGCGTCCAGGGCGCTCCCGGCGTCCAGGGCGTCCAGAGCAAGACCGTCACCTTCAAGATCGGCCGCAGCCAGGTCTCCACGGTCGACGCGAAGACGAAGAAGATGACGGTCACCCGGGACGGCGCGGTCATCAAGACCATCCCGATCTCCGCGGGCGCCCCGGCCAACCCGACCTACAACGGTCAGATGGTGATCTCCGAGAAGTTCAAGGAGACCCGGATGAACGGTGCCACCGTCGGCTTCACGGACGCCGACGGCAAGGGCGAGTACGACATCAAGGACGTGCCGCACGCGATGCGCCTGTCGAACTCCGGGACCTTCCTCCACGGCAACTACTGGGGCGCGGACTCGATCTTCGGCACCGCCAACACCAGCCACGGCTGCGTGGGCCTGAACGACGTCAAGGGCGCGGGCGACCCGAACCAGCCGGCCGCCTGGTTCTACGACAACTCGCTGATCGGCGACGTCGTCACCGTGGTCAACTCCCCGGACAAGACGATCAAGCCGGACAACGGCCTCAACGGCTGGAACATGAACTGGGCCGACTGGAAGGCCGGCTCCGCCGCCTGA
- the hutH gene encoding histidine ammonia-lyase produces MHTVVVGTSGTTAEDVIAVARGNARVELSGEALDALARAREIVDALAAKPEPVYGVSTGFGALASRHISPELRAQLQRNIVRSHAAGMGPRVEREVVRALMFLRLKTVASGHTGVRPSVAQAMADVLNAGITPVVHEYGSLGCSGDLAPLSHCALALMGEGDAEGPDGTVRPAGELLAEHGIEPVELREKEGLALLNGTDGMLGMLVMALADLDKLYKSADITAALTLEALLGTDKVLQPELHAIRPHPGQGASAANMAAVLKGSGLTGHFQEESAPRVQDAYSVRCAPQVAGAGRDTMAHAALVASRELASAVDNPVVLPDGRVESNGNFHGAPVAYVLDFLAIAAADLGSIAERRTDRLLDKNRSHGLPPFLADDAGVDSGLMIAQYTQAALVSEMKRLAVPASADSIPSSAMQEDHVSMGWSAARKLRTAVDNLTRIIAIELYAATRAIELRHGLTAAPASLAAIAAARAAGVQGPGPDRFLAPDLAAADEFVRTGGLLAAVEPVTGPLA; encoded by the coding sequence ATGCACACTGTCGTGGTGGGGACGTCCGGTACCACCGCCGAGGACGTCATCGCCGTTGCCCGCGGCAACGCACGGGTCGAGCTGTCCGGCGAGGCGCTCGACGCACTCGCCCGCGCCCGCGAGATCGTCGACGCGCTGGCCGCCAAGCCCGAACCCGTCTACGGGGTGTCCACCGGGTTCGGCGCCCTCGCCTCCCGGCACATCAGTCCCGAGCTGCGCGCCCAGCTCCAGCGCAACATCGTGCGCTCGCACGCCGCCGGCATGGGCCCGCGCGTCGAGCGCGAGGTGGTCCGCGCGCTGATGTTCCTCCGGCTCAAGACCGTCGCCTCCGGCCACACCGGGGTGCGCCCCTCCGTGGCGCAGGCCATGGCCGACGTGCTCAACGCCGGGATCACCCCCGTCGTCCACGAGTACGGCTCCCTCGGCTGCTCCGGCGACCTCGCCCCGCTGTCCCACTGCGCGCTCGCGCTCATGGGCGAGGGCGATGCCGAGGGCCCCGACGGCACCGTCCGCCCCGCAGGCGAGCTGCTCGCCGAGCACGGCATCGAGCCGGTCGAGCTCCGCGAGAAGGAGGGCCTGGCCCTCCTCAACGGCACCGACGGCATGCTCGGCATGCTGGTCATGGCCCTCGCCGACCTCGACAAGCTCTACAAGTCGGCCGACATCACCGCCGCCCTCACCCTGGAGGCGCTGCTCGGCACCGACAAGGTCCTCCAGCCCGAGCTGCACGCCATCCGCCCGCACCCCGGCCAGGGCGCCTCCGCCGCCAACATGGCCGCCGTGCTGAAGGGTTCCGGGCTGACCGGGCACTTCCAGGAGGAGTCCGCGCCCCGCGTGCAGGACGCGTACTCCGTGCGCTGCGCCCCGCAGGTGGCCGGCGCGGGCCGCGACACCATGGCGCACGCCGCCCTGGTCGCCTCGCGCGAGCTGGCCTCCGCCGTCGACAACCCGGTGGTGCTGCCCGACGGCCGCGTGGAGTCCAACGGCAACTTCCACGGCGCCCCGGTCGCCTACGTACTGGACTTCCTCGCCATCGCCGCCGCCGACCTCGGCTCCATCGCCGAGCGGCGCACCGACCGGCTGCTCGACAAGAACCGCTCCCACGGCCTGCCGCCGTTCCTCGCGGACGACGCCGGCGTGGACTCCGGTCTGATGATCGCCCAGTACACGCAGGCCGCCCTGGTCAGCGAGATGAAGCGGCTCGCGGTGCCGGCCTCGGCCGACTCGATCCCCTCCTCCGCCATGCAGGAGGACCACGTCTCCATGGGCTGGTCGGCCGCGCGCAAGCTGCGGACCGCCGTCGACAACCTGACGCGGATCATCGCCATCGAGCTGTACGCGGCCACCCGCGCCATCGAGCTGCGCCACGGGCTGACGGCCGCCCCGGCCAGCCTGGCCGCGATCGCCGCCGCCCGCGCGGCGGGCGTGCAGGGTCCCGGGCCGGACCGTTTCCTCGCCCCCGACCTGGCCGCAGCCGACGAGTTCGTCCGTACCGGCGGGCTCCTCGCCGCGGTGGAGCCGGTGACGGGTCCGCTCGCCTGA
- a CDS encoding GGDEF domain-containing protein → MGADGRLRAVVGLAQAMAAASTPRDSVRAAARGARLAMDGSFAAISAWERERGCLRVLVNEGERRAGEEEFPEDESYPVHDFPEITEFLHERWVGGGGPHAWVESAVGDRPGRRGEALRRRGRGTCVVAPVVLSGRAWGELYVARDEGLPDFDEDDAEFATVLAAVVAAGLAQNERLEEARRLAFTDPLTGLANRRAVDMRLDEALEEHRRTGVVVSLVVCDLNGLKKVNDTLGHAMGDRLLERFGSVLSLCGAILPGALVARLGGDEFCLVGVGPPADEVVRVAEELCTRAAGLELGEGVACGVASTGDPIGPVKSSRRLFRLADAAQYKAKAARSAGPVVAGRDTAVVRLADAAAQEAPGERRRFRGRQ, encoded by the coding sequence ATGGGAGCTGACGGGCGGCTGCGAGCCGTGGTGGGCCTCGCCCAGGCGATGGCCGCGGCGAGCACGCCGCGCGACAGTGTGCGTGCGGCCGCGCGGGGCGCGCGCCTGGCGATGGACGGCTCGTTCGCCGCGATCTCCGCGTGGGAGCGGGAGCGCGGGTGCCTGCGCGTGCTCGTCAACGAGGGCGAGCGGCGCGCGGGCGAGGAGGAGTTCCCCGAGGACGAGTCCTATCCGGTGCACGACTTCCCCGAGATCACCGAGTTCCTGCACGAGCGGTGGGTGGGCGGCGGCGGCCCGCACGCCTGGGTCGAGAGCGCCGTCGGCGACCGGCCGGGGCGGCGCGGCGAGGCCCTGCGCCGCCGCGGCCGCGGTACGTGCGTGGTCGCGCCCGTCGTGCTCAGCGGGCGGGCCTGGGGCGAGCTGTACGTCGCCCGGGACGAGGGGCTGCCCGACTTCGACGAGGACGACGCGGAGTTCGCCACCGTGCTCGCCGCCGTGGTCGCGGCCGGCCTCGCGCAGAACGAGCGCCTGGAGGAGGCGCGGCGGCTCGCCTTCACCGATCCGCTGACCGGGCTCGCCAACCGCCGGGCCGTCGACATGCGCCTCGACGAGGCCCTGGAGGAGCACCGGCGGACCGGGGTCGTCGTCAGTCTCGTCGTCTGCGACCTGAACGGGCTGAAGAAGGTCAACGACACCCTCGGGCACGCCATGGGCGACCGGCTGCTGGAGCGGTTCGGCTCGGTCCTGAGCCTGTGCGGGGCCATACTGCCGGGCGCGCTGGTCGCGCGTCTGGGCGGCGACGAGTTCTGCCTGGTCGGGGTCGGCCCGCCGGCGGACGAGGTCGTCCGGGTCGCCGAGGAGCTGTGCACCCGCGCGGCCGGGCTGGAGCTGGGCGAGGGTGTGGCCTGCGGGGTGGCCTCGACCGGAGACCCGATCGGGCCGGTGAAGTCCTCCCGGCGGCTGTTCCGCCTCGCGGACGCCGCCCAGTACAAGGCGAAGGCGGCGCGTTCGGCCGGGCCGGTGGTGGCGGGCCGGGACACCGCGGTGGTGCGGCTGGCGGACGCCGCCGCCCAGGAGGCGCCCGGTGAGCGGCGCCGCTTCCGCGGCCGCCAGTGA
- a CDS encoding enoyl-CoA hydratase/isomerase family protein yields MASEYESEFVAVRRHEGGVAELVLDRPKAMNAVSTDMARAIGAACAALAADRSVRVVVLSSTAERAFCVGADLKERNSLSDAELVRQRPTTRGAYGGVLELPMPTVAAVHGFALGGGFELALACDVIVADETAVVGLPEVSVGVIPGGGGTQLLPRRVGAARAAELIFTARRVEAAEALSLGLVDSVVPAGRDTAEALALASRMAANSPVGLRAAKRALRLGHGMDLAAGLEIEDAAWRTVAFSGDRVEGVAAFNEKRKPNWPGE; encoded by the coding sequence ATGGCGTCCGAGTACGAGTCGGAGTTCGTGGCGGTACGCCGCCACGAGGGCGGGGTCGCGGAGCTGGTCCTGGACCGCCCCAAGGCCATGAACGCGGTCTCGACCGACATGGCCCGCGCCATCGGCGCGGCCTGCGCCGCGCTGGCCGCGGACCGTTCCGTGCGGGTGGTCGTGCTCTCCTCCACCGCGGAGCGGGCCTTCTGCGTGGGGGCCGACCTCAAGGAGCGCAACTCGCTCTCCGACGCCGAGCTGGTGCGGCAGCGGCCGACCACGCGCGGGGCCTACGGCGGCGTGCTGGAGCTGCCGATGCCGACGGTCGCGGCGGTGCACGGCTTCGCGCTGGGCGGCGGCTTCGAGCTGGCCCTGGCCTGCGACGTGATCGTCGCCGACGAGACCGCGGTGGTCGGCCTGCCCGAGGTCTCCGTGGGTGTGATCCCGGGCGGCGGCGGTACGCAGCTGCTGCCGCGCCGCGTGGGCGCGGCGCGGGCCGCCGAGCTGATCTTCACCGCGCGCCGGGTGGAGGCCGCCGAGGCGCTCTCCCTGGGGCTGGTGGACTCCGTGGTGCCGGCGGGCCGGGACACGGCCGAGGCGCTGGCCCTGGCGTCGCGGATGGCCGCGAACTCGCCGGTGGGCCTGCGGGCCGCCAAGCGCGCGCTGCGGCTGGGCCACGGGATGGACCTGGCGGCCGGCCTGGAGATCGAGGACGCCGCCTGGCGGACGGTCGCCTTCTCCGGCGACCGGGTGGAGGGCGTGGCGGCCTTCAACGAGAAGCGCAAGCCGAACTGGCCGGGCGAGTAG
- a CDS encoding adenylate/guanylate cyclase domain-containing protein, with product MTVDDSASGASAPGPSGPGTPIGRDQHTPHHEVDHTVQPTADPLAIRLEQLILGAERRYTPFQAARSAGVSMELASRFWRAMGFADIGQARALTEADVLALRRLAGLVEAGLLSEPMAVQVARSTGQTTARLAEWQIDSFLEGLTEPPEPGMTRTEVTYPLVELLLPELEEFLVYVWRRQLAAATGRVVQVADDEEMVDRRLAVGFADLVGFTRLTRRLEEEELGELVESFETTAADLVAAYGGRLIKTLGDEVLYCADDAATAAEIALRLIETMEADAQMPELRVGIAFGTVTTRMGDVFGTTVNLASRLTSIAPKDAVLVDGAMAEELSRTGAAPVSEKEAETEPDEGAAYRFALQPMWQRPVRGLGVVEPWSLTRRKRR from the coding sequence CAGTGGCCCGGGCACGCCGATCGGGCGCGACCAGCACACTCCCCACCACGAGGTCGACCACACCGTGCAGCCGACGGCGGATCCCCTCGCGATCCGCCTGGAGCAGCTGATCCTGGGCGCCGAGCGCCGGTACACGCCCTTCCAGGCCGCCCGCAGCGCCGGGGTGTCGATGGAGCTCGCCTCCCGCTTCTGGCGGGCCATGGGCTTCGCCGACATCGGCCAGGCCCGGGCGCTGACGGAGGCGGACGTGCTGGCCCTGCGCCGGCTCGCCGGCCTCGTGGAGGCCGGGCTGCTGTCCGAGCCGATGGCGGTGCAGGTGGCCCGGTCCACCGGGCAGACCACGGCGCGGCTGGCGGAGTGGCAGATCGACTCCTTCCTGGAGGGGCTCACGGAGCCGCCGGAGCCGGGGATGACCCGTACGGAGGTCACGTACCCCCTGGTCGAGCTGCTCCTGCCCGAGCTGGAGGAGTTCCTCGTCTACGTGTGGCGCCGCCAGCTGGCGGCGGCCACCGGACGCGTGGTGCAGGTCGCGGACGACGAGGAGATGGTCGACCGGCGGCTCGCGGTGGGCTTCGCCGACCTGGTCGGCTTCACCCGCCTGACGCGCCGGCTGGAGGAGGAGGAGCTCGGCGAGCTGGTCGAGTCCTTCGAGACGACCGCGGCGGACCTGGTGGCCGCGTACGGCGGCAGGCTGATCAAGACGCTCGGTGACGAGGTGCTGTACTGCGCCGACGACGCGGCGACGGCCGCGGAGATCGCGCTGCGGCTCATCGAGACGATGGAGGCCGACGCGCAGATGCCCGAGCTGCGGGTCGGGATCGCCTTCGGCACGGTGACGACCCGGATGGGCGACGTCTTCGGGACCACGGTGAACCTCGCGAGCCGCCTGACGTCGATAGCCCCCAAGGACGCGGTGCTGGTGGACGGGGCCATGGCCGAGGAGCTCTCCCGGACCGGCGCCGCGCCGGTGTCGGAGAAGGAGGCGGAGACGGAGCCCGACGAGGGCGCGGCCTACCGGTTCGCCCTCCAGCCGATGTGGCAGCGGCCGGTGCGCGGTCTGGGCGTCGTGGAGCCCTGGTCGCTGACGCGCCGCAAGCGCCGCTGA